CGTAACATAGGATTACTGGGGGTTTCTAGAAAAATTAATTTGGGATGGTATATTTCGAATAATTCTAATAGTTTTTTTATATCCCTTTGGTCAGTAAACAATACTTTGCATATACCTTTTTTGTGTAAAGCATCTAATAATCTATATGTACCGCCATAACAGTCATAAGGAGCAATTAATACATCATCTTTTTGTAGAAAAGCGATACAAACTAGATAAATTGCAGACATTCCACTGCTTGTTATAATAGTATGTTTTCCATATTCTAAATTTGACAGAAGTGTTTGAGTTAAGTCCCTAGTAGGGTTTTTTCTTCTTGAATAGTCGTAAGGTCGAGGTTTGTTGAATTCTAAAAAATTATAAGTGGTTGAAAGAGTTATCGGTGGAACAACACATCCGTGTTGTTCGTCGCTATTTAAGCCGTTTCGAATACTGATAGTAGATTGTTTTATATCCATGTAACCTTTATTAGGGTATGATTTCAACTTAAGATTAAATAAAATGTGTAGTGTTAGTGTGTATTTAAATATTGAGCATGTACTTTTACATGTTGATATGTAATAATTTTTTTATTGATTTAATATATCGTTAGCATAATGTATTACAGATCAATAATAACTGAATTGTAGAACATTATTATTTTTATATCAATAAGATATTTGTTTAATATTTGCAAAGAGTTTTGTAACGTTTTTTAAATAAATTAACTTGTCCTCGTGTATCTATTATGCGTTGTGTACCTGTGTAAAATGGATGACATTTATTGCAAATATCTAGATTTAAATCTTTATTTAAAGTGGATTTAGTATGGATTATATTTCCACACGCGCAGTATGCGGTGATCTTTTTATATTTTGGGTGTATGTTTTTTTTCATATTAATGAATTTAGAATAAATTTATGTTAGTGAATAATTTTCATAAAAAATTAGTTTATTGCTTATATATTTTGTGAATTTCCAACTATAGAATAATGTGCAAATATAATTTAATCAAATATTTTTTAAAAAAATATTCTAAATTTATATGGATAATAAAAAGGTTTTTTTACATATATATTGTGTTGAAATATTTAATTTTTTATATAAAATATATATTTTATATATTAAAACTCCGGAATAAATGTACTGAAAAATATTTCATAAAATTAAACAATTTATAATCAATTTATATTTACTTTTGACAGGATAATTATATTTTCAGTAAATTTTTTTATTAATATAATTTTTTAAAATATATTGGATTTATGCTAAATAACATTAGTAAATTCATAAAAAGTTTTACTTTATTGAATAGTAATTTAATTTTTATGTGTATTCTACAGTAGAAAAATGTTTTTTATTATTAAATTTTTACTATTTCAAATTTAATGTTTATATCTTAATTAATATGAATTATTAAATCACATCCAAGTATAAATATTTATAGAAATTATAAATTCTGATTATAGCAGAACAATGCATAAAATTTTGTTTTGAATGAATCGATAAATTTTTAACAATAAATTTTATTTTTTATTAAATTAGTAGTACAGTGTGATATTTTTATCATTTTAAATAATTATATAAATAAACAGAATTTATAGATAAATTTTATAATTTTAAATTATTTTATACTATTAGGATAAATTATATATCTTAACAGAACTAGTAAAGTAATTATTTTGTGTGATAAATATCTATAACGAAATTGATTAATTATATCATAAGTTTATATAAGGTATGCTATATGTCTGAATGGGTTACAGGTCAGGTTGTTAATATAACATATTGGACTGATCAATTATTTAGTTTAATTGTCAAAGCTCCAGTAAACAAATTTATTGCAGGTCAATTTACGAGAATTGGAATAAAAATTAATAATCGTATTATTCAGCGCGCTTATTCATATATTAATGCTCCAAACGATACATATTTAGAATTTTATATAGCTACTATATCATCAGGAAAATTTACGCCTATGTTACATAATTTACGTCCTCATGATTTTATCATGTTGACTAAAGAATCTTATGGGCATTTTATATTAGATGAAATACCAAATTGCACAAATTTATGGATGTTAGCTAGTGGTACTGGAATTGGTCCTTATTTATCAATATTAACAGATAATTGCCGTAATAATAAATTAGATAGATTTTCTAACATTATTTTAATACATGCAGTACGTTTTGCTAGAAATTTAAATTATTTAACTAGAATG
This sequence is a window from Candidatus Blochmannia ocreatus. Protein-coding genes within it:
- the rpmE gene encoding 50S ribosomal protein L31; amino-acid sequence: MKKNIHPKYKKITAYCACGNIIHTKSTLNKDLNLDICNKCHPFYTGTQRIIDTRGQVNLFKKRYKTLCKY
- a CDS encoding FAD-binding oxidoreductase is translated as MSEWVTGQVVNITYWTDQLFSLIVKAPVNKFIAGQFTRIGIKINNRIIQRAYSYINAPNDTYLEFYIATISSGKFTPMLHNLRPHDFIMLTKESYGHFILDEIPNCTNLWMLASGTGIGPYLSILTDNCRNNKLDRFSNIILIHAVRFARNLNYLTRMHKLQCFYRGKLHVYTIISREDSVHSLFGRIPFLIKNDILEAKVGFKLDNRSSHVMLCGNPYMIRDTKKILQIKYKMQDHYKNKPGHITQERYW